A stretch of the Panicum virgatum strain AP13 chromosome 9N, P.virgatum_v5, whole genome shotgun sequence genome encodes the following:
- the LOC120689396 gene encoding uncharacterized protein LOC120689396, with protein MTNKSQWPQVQLPFVVGAPLAKRNVGRQRKLRIKGCLEGGHKKKGANDVANGDANDGSTAPSNAKGKKMIRGPITCKKCGENGHRQASYKCALNGTKKKGKKRKPRKNNTKARPGEPNTPQRPNREEIIHDSPGMVARSHAAFLLDEGTSSQTTTTTSDMMVTAVPAKKMTAPPAKKMVPRRKLQIG; from the exons ATGACAAACAAGTCACAATGGCCACAAGTGCAGCTGCCATTTGTTGTGGGTGCACCACTTGCTAAGAGAAATGTAGGTAGACAAAGGAAACTAAGGATTAAAGGTTGTCTTGAGGGTGGTCACAAGAAGAAAGGTGCCAATGATGTTGCCAATGGGGATGCCAATGATGGCAGCACTGCTCCCAGCAATGCTAAGGGGAAGAAAATGATTAGAGGCCCAATTACTTGCAAGAAGTGTGGTGAAAATGGTCATAGGCAAGCTAGTTACAAGTGTGCACTCaatggaacaaaaaaaaagggcaA GAAAAGAAAGCCTAGGAAGAACAATACTAAAGCTAGACCAGGTGAACCTAACACCCCACAAAGGCCAAATAGAGAAGAAATAATACATGATAGTCCCGGTATGGTCGCTAGAAG CCATGCTGCTTTCTTGTTGGACGAGGGTACTTCTTCTCAGACCACTACAACTACTTCCGACATGATGGTCACTGCTGTTCCAGCAAAGAAGATGACTGCACCTCCAGCAAAGAAGATGGTTCCCAGGAGAAAGCTACAAATCGGTTGA
- the LOC120691681 gene encoding uncharacterized protein LOC120691681 encodes MLVRSASTPVLGALLPPGSQSPAVTSPAVHFAESPAAAYHPPAISCHLAGPGSDHERSRGLGAGMRRTSSEGNLASLAGRADDHHHLLPPSGKCAPRARPVPLETIQSFTDRRASTDDEEEDGDDGFEADREMSFGHFSFAGGSTYSQEHPLFLARGLGIDRLGSGLLSADGGGGGFGGGGNLGTSGNGGDRSGIEMHYKKMIEEDPCNGLLLRNYAQFLYQVKGDYRRAEEYYSRAILADPDDGELLSEYAKLVWDVHRDEERASSYFERAAKASPENSHVLAAQAAFLWDTEDADGPEDGGSGALGYAGFAPAHPSLASAAI; translated from the exons ATGCTCGTGAGGAGCGCCTCCACGCCGGTCCTCGGCGCGCTCCTCCCGCCGGGCTCCCAGTCGCCGGCAGTCACCTCCCCGGCCGTCCACTTCGCCGagtctccggcggcggcctacCACCCGCCGGCCATCTCCTGCCACCTCGCGGGCCCCGGATCCGACCACGAGCGCTCGCGCGGGCTGGGCGCCGGCATGCGCCGCACCAGCTCGGAGGGCAACCTGGCCTCCCTGGCCGGCCGCGCCGACgatcaccaccacctcctcccgcCGTCCGGCAAGTgcgcgccgcgggcgcggccggTGCCGCTCGAGACGATCCAGTCGTTCACGGACCGGCGGGCGTCcacggacgacgaggaggaggacggcgacgaCGGTTTCGAGGCGGACCGCGAGATGAGCTTCGGGCACTTCAGCTTTGCCGGCGGCAGCACGTACTCGCAGGAGCACCCGCTGTTCCTGGCCAGGGGCCTCGGGATCGACCGCCTCGGCTCGGGCCTCCTgagcgccgacggcggcggaggcgggttcggcggtggcggcaacCTGGGCACGTCTGGCAACGGAGGGGACCGGTCCGGCATCGAGATGCATTACAAGAAGATGATCGAGGAGGACCCCTGCAATGGCCTCTTGTTGAGGAACTACGCGCAGTTCCTCTACCAG GTGAAGGGGGATTACCGGAGGGCGGAGGAGTACTACTCCCGCGCGATCCTCGCCGACCCGGACGACGGCGAGCTCCTGTCGGAGTACGCCAAGCTGGTCTGGGACGTGCACCGCGACGAGGAGCGCGCCTCCAGCTACTTCGAGCGGGCAGCCAAGGCTTCCCCGGAGAACAG CCACGTCCTCGCCGCGCAGGCTGCGTTCCTGTGGGACACCGAGGACGCCGACGGGCCTGAagatggcggcagcggcgcgcttGGCTACGCGGGGTTTGCTCCCGCGCATCCCTCCCTGGCTTCGGCAGCAATATGA